TGTCTGTCTCAGCCTAAAAGCATCAGAAACCAATGAatagggtggggggggggtggatagGCATTGTTGAACCATTCTtggtaaaattaaaagaaagtagCCCTTTTGCCTAGTTTGGGTACCTCCCACAGGCCTAGAACCCCCACTGTCAGTTGGCTGTGTCTATAGGCAGGCATGGGCCAGACTGTAGAGTTCTTCCTCTCTGCTGATCACTGGGGAAAACACCTTCCTGTGCTATGTTACTAAGTGCAAGGAGGCTGAGCTCAGTGTTCCTTACAAGCTGCCTGCAGTCAGAATGACATCATATCTGTGGGGGCTTCTAGGCTTCCATCTTCTGTCAGCTTAATGATTAGTTATCCATCGCTGTGTGTTCCTTgctgccttctcctctcttcctctccctcttcttctcctttcttttccccctttcccctttcccttccctaatctctctctctctctctctctctctctctctctctctctctctctctctctctctttctctctctctctctgtatgtgtgtctgtctgtctttgtctctgtcctttTTATTGCCAAGTGTGCCAGGTTTGTGTAGATAAACATGGAAACATGGCACAGTCCAGTTTATTgctaaaaaagatttcttttaaattttccctATCCACCAAAGGTTGTAAATGCTTCTCTTTTTTGCACTTAAGCCTTCTGAAATTGGCTTCCAACAAAGGGATATCCATGGTCCATTTATAGAATGATGCCAGCTAGGTCCCCTGAGGAAAAGATACTTTGGTCAGCTCAGAGCTTGTGCAGGGGACGGAGAGCTTGCTGAAGCTCATTCAGGCAGACAAGTCTCAGAAAATGGTAAAAAGGTACAGTTACTCTGTAGCAGCTCTCCACACTGTGCCCTCTCCCCCTGCATCCTTCATCTATCCCCCACTAATCTGAGCCTATCCCAACCCAGTCATGGCAAGTTGATGAATCtttctccctgccccccccccactggCTGCCCTTGCCTTGTTTCAGCTTCTAGTGCCAAGCTTGCCAGAGTGAAAAGCAGTAGACCCGAGACacagtactaaaaaaaaaaacaactaatatTCATTGAGCACAACATATTTTACAAAAGCTGTTTCTCATGTATCATCTCATTGGGTCATCCTAGCACCAGAGAAGCCCGTGTTCCCATTCTAGAGATGAGGAGAGTGAGGCTCAGCTAAGAAATGATTATTCATTTACTCAGCTACTAACTAGGAGTCAGAATGCTGTCTTTCCAGCTGTCCATGTGGACTCAGTGTAATGTCATGGAGATTCATGTGTCCAAGCCTGAGAGGAAGAAAGACTGCATACAGTTGGCCTTCTGTCCTTGTGGAACCCAACTAACtgagaataaaatatttagaaaataaaagcagGGACTGAGGGTATATAGCTCtgttagtaaagtgcttgtcttGCAAGAATGAGGCCCAGAGTTCAATCCCACTGCCACATAATCCTGACCCAGTGGAACATCCTGAAATCCTACCACTcaggaaatggaagcaggaaaatcagaaattcaaggtcatctttggctgcaTAAGGAGTCCAAggcaggccagtctgggctatatgagatcttgtctctaaaacaaaacacacacacacacatacacacacacacacacacaacatatacatatatgtagtgtatatgtatgtatatgtatgtatgtatattatatatgtgagtataagCATCTACCCTAAACATATAGAATTTTTCATATTCCATAAGCAATACGTTAAATCAAGTATTTTTGATCATTTGCATTGTAtcaaatattttaagataatttaaaatatgtaagagGGGCGTATAAGGCAATATGTAAACAGTACAGCATTTTATAGAGGGCATTTGAGCTTCCATGATGTGGGCATCTGGGGGTTCTGGAATCTGTATTAGGCAGTGACATGCATAACCAAGGAACGCCACCAAAGCATGCCTGCGCAATTGCTTGCTCTTGTCATTTTCCAGATGGGGACGCTGAACAAAATCCCCACAACTAGCAGGAGATTTGGACAGAGATTTGCACTGCAGTTGGTTTGACGCCACTGTACCCTACTGGCCCTCTGAGAGTGATGAGGATCGGGCACGCATAGCTAAGGGACAAGCTTCTACCATGTCTactgggaaggaaggacagaggagagggagcaTCTACGTTTCACTTCCTAGCAAGGATGAAAGGATTGTGAGGATGTTGGGGACTGGGAAACCTGGATCCCCTGACACAGAGAGCCCATTCCATGTGTCTAGTGAGCCTGTCTGATGTAAGGCCCTTTCAAAGGCATTGAAGCCATACTGCCTAGTTCTATTTTCTGCTGGGTGTAGCCTGCTTCCAGGCTTTCATCATGGCAGGGGAGGGGGGGTCAAAACTTCGGATGTGGTTTCTATAGAGCAGGGGAGGGAGAAGTAACTATCCGTGAACTACCAAGCCTCTGAATGAAAGCTTCAAGGCTTTCTTTGTAGCTTTGGAAAGGCAGAGGAGGTCTCCAGCAGAGAGGCTCTCCCTACAGTTCTGGCGACTGACTTGAGTGGCGTACACAATTAGGACGCCAAGGAAAAGCCAAACAGCCAACCTTACTCAGCTTCAAACACCTCACACATTCCCACCCGTGTTCCTGGAGGTATTTTTAGAATTCTGAGCTCATGGTGTTAAAGCATCTGCCACACGCCTGAGGGCCGTTAGGAATTCAGCTTCGCTCAGGCAAGAGTTAAGACTACTGGAGACTGGGGGTGGGAAGTGGAGACCAGGAGCCAAGTGGAAATGATATTCTTGGACTTGGTATGTTTTCTTCTCCCTgacctccatccctctccccatctgcctcttgttcttcctgttcAGAGCACCAGAGAGgtagaaggaataaaaaaaaattgtctcttCTTACAGAAACAAATAAGCCTTTGAGGattttttgcttttgtgtgtaaCGAAAGTCAGATGCTTTCTCTGAAATGGCTTTGGCAGATACCTGAGCTGTCCAACTGCTGGGAGATCTAGTGGCTCAGGCCAGTACTGCTTTTGATCACCACCGCCTCAATGATGTACAATCCAATGCTGAGAAATACTGCCAAGTTCAGTCAGCAAGGGGCCAGCAGCACTCATGGACACAGAGCACACATATGTATTCTCTGGCATGATGTAGACCCAAAGTGCAATTCCTAAGAAAAGAGAATTGCAGAAGTTAGACAAgatttgcaggtgtgtgtgtgtgggcggcGGGGGCGTGGGGGttactgaagagatggttcaatattcaagagcactggctgctcttccagaggtccagggtTTTGTTCCCATCACCTATATGGTGACTGAGAACCATTTGGGATTCTAGCTCCAGAGAACTGGCcttctttttctggcctctgtagccactgcatgtgccatggtgcacaggcatacatgcaaacaaaacactcatacacataaaatataaataagtaagtaagtaagtaaatacatacatacatagtctttaaatatttaagaaaaaatgtttgaagcaggcatggtggcatatgcctttaatcccagcactggggaggtagaggcaggctaataatctgagttcaaggctagctggtttacagagtgtgttccaggacagccagggctacatagagagaccctgtctcagaaattttgccctcttcccccaccccatccccaaaaTTGAGGACAATGGTGGAGGCACAAGCTGAATCTTCAAGAATGGATGAGATTGGGATGAGGAAGTGGAGGCCACCAGATACACTGTCGAAGGATGAACTGAAGGCACAGAGAAAGACGTGGCCGAGTAGCTTCAACATAGGCTGAAATAGATCAAATTAAGACAGACTGAAATACTTGGATTTGACACCACATGCACTTAGAGGGCCACCATAATTTCCGGAAGAGGCGGATGCAGGCAGGGTGGCTATGGGACAGCAGCACTCGGGGGACAATGGAGTGGAGACATCCAGAAACCTAATGACTACTGGGGTTCACTgatagggagaggagagcctgacCCAGGGTCCATGAAAATCCAAACAGAAGCTGAGGGTGGTAACAACCTGCAGCAGCCCAACACTTAGCTGAGACAGACGGTCTGAGGCCAAGCCAGGCTATAAGTGAGCTTCTgtcaaagaaaaattcaaatagaAGATATAAAAAGAAAGCTTCACTAAAAGATCTTAGAGGGTGAAGAAGGAGAGCCTGGACAATTGAAACTGATGGTCAGAATGATGATCTTATAAGATCTTCAGTCAGCAAAGAGTCATTTCTGTTCCAAAGATTAGACTCACTGATTGCTAATTCCACATAAAGACTATATCCTTCAAGTGAAAAGTCACAGTAGTAAGAAACATTCTGTTTCTTAGCTGAGAATTTTATAGGGTCTTGAGATCATCATTCTGATCATGAATGTCTGTTGCCCCAGACATGCATacataacagaaaacaaaattggacTTGAATATATGTTGACTCTCAGAGTAATCCCCCTGGGAACTATGCCTCTGCATATGCTACTGATACCAGATTTCTCTCTTCATAAGTTGgcctttatcccaaaagccaagaTGCAGAAGAAAAATAGGGCGAATTTAATTATCTTTTACATAACAAAgaagtgaatttaaaaataaactggaaAACAGGCATGGTGGCTAAAATgtgtaattccagcaccaggTGGGCTGAGACAGGACAATCGTGAATTTGAGATTCatattaatagataaataaataaataaataaataaataaataaggctcaATGGTGAGGATTTAAAcactaatttcatttttctgatgGGAGGAAAGCAGGCtgtcatatagcccaggctagcctccaacttgcTTTGTAGCTAGCTGGACCCAGTTTTTCTCATAATGCAAAGaaggtgcatgcctataatccaagACCTCGGAAAGGTCAGCCAGGAGGATCACTAGTTTGGggctagcttgggctatataGCTAGCAACTTGGAAGCCAGCTTGATGTATATACacattaagaccctgtctcaaacaatggcaggaaagaaaacaaagaaaataaatatgtccTGTTTTCAAGTAGCCATTACCTTTCTGATATATACAATTCTAAAACTTTTCtacaaatatttttatgttgtatGTTTTTGGAAATTGAGGTTCTATCATATGAAACAGATTTGGGACTGGTTAAAAATTGAGCACACCAACCCTGAAATGTTCTTTTatatgttttctctctttctcactttGTCTCTTTGctcttttaagacagagttttgtcatgtagcccaggctggtcttgaactgtcAGCCATCTTTTTGCCTTCCTCTTGTGGATTGCAGGAATTGCTGTAGTCGCAGGTGTGAACTGGGGCAAACATTACTGTGCGCATGCTATTCCTCTTCTAGCGAACATTGTTTGCCTTCAGGAACAGTGACACTGTGACGAAGATATTTTCACAGACTTTGAGGGCATCTCTCCAATGTCTTTTGTTTAGATTCCTGAAAGCAGGATTATAGGTCTAAGCGTTGTGAGCATTTTTAAGATTATTGGTAAAATTGTCACATTGCCCTCCAGAAAATCTGACCAATCTGGgtactattttttattaattttaaaaagattcattattttatgtgtgtgaatgttttgcttgcacatGTGAAGTGCACTGTGTATGCCTGGGGCTAGTCAAGGTCAGAGGAGTTCATCCAATCCCTTGGGActgtagttacaggcagttgtgagttagTTACCTTAcaggttctaggaatcaaacttgggACCTCTTCAACCAGTGCTATTAActcctgagccagctctccagctcttgTGTACTATTTTTATACTACAATCCTTTAAACTTTTCACCTCAGTATTTTcacccagaaacaaacaaacaaacaaacacacttaGAAAAGTATAAAACTTCTCTCTGGGGTCCATACTGTCAATCTGTCAAGAAGTACTTGTTATATCGGGATTTGTAACCTCATTTTTTAATCCTTTAAAGAAtaggtatttgttttattttttgagacagggtttctgtgtgtaacagccctgattgttctggaactcagtagaccaggctggcctcgaactcacagagattcatccatctctgccttccccgtgctaggattaaagaggtgtgccaccactgcccagctcagaCTATGCTTTTTCTCTTCTACTCTTGTTCCCTTTTCTGACTTTACATATGGGTCTTTGTTGCAGGTTCAGGTGTGGGACACGGCAGGACAAGAACGCTTCCGTAAAAGCATGGTTGAGCATTATTACCGCAATGTGCATGCAGTGGTCTTTGTCTATGACGTCACCAAGATGACCTCCTTCACCAACTTAAAAATGTGGATCCAGGAATGCAATGGGCATGCTGTGCCCCCGCTAGTCCCAAAGGTGCTTGTGGGTAACAAGTGTGACTTGAGGGAACAGATCCAGGTACCCTCCAACTTAGCCCTGAAATTTGCTGATGCCCACAACATGCTCTTATTTGAGACATCAGCCAAGGACCCCAAAGAAAGCCAGAATGTGGAGTCAATCTTCATGTGCCTGGCTTGCCGACTGAAGGCCCAGAAATCCCTCTTGTACCGTGATGCTGAGAGGCAGCAAGGAAAGGTGCAGACACTGGAGTTCCCACAGGAAGCTAACAGTAAAACTTCCTGTCCTTGTTGAAACCAAATGGTGTAAATACTCGAGAGCACTGGagttttttcttcccctttttttcTGTGCCTGCATAATGCTCACACCTGCTTGTTTCCATACaaactaatatcaaaaataaaatttgtatagATTATCACGTGGCTTTGAGTCTTGctttcttccaggtctttctTCCAAGGTCTAAGCCAGGACCTTGCATCTGATAATAAAGAGCTCTCTatccctgagctccatccccaccCATAggggagggttttttttaaacagtcaaaagtcttttgtttgtctgtttgcatgtttgctttgttttttttcccccaagacagggtttcttggcataatcctgactgtcctggaactcagtttgtagatgtggctggccccaaattcagagatcctcttgcctctgcctcccaagtgctggagatTAATAAGATGGGCGCCACCCTGAAGTCTTGAGAGGAGCTATGGATTTAATGTTTCCCTCATTTCTGAGGTATGAGCCTTTGAtgttttgcttccttttctaaaataaaaacaggcTGCGTCACAGTCCCAGTTCTTTCACAAAAATTCAATTCCCCACACATTTCATCATGAGAAGGAGATGTTTGCTCCCTGTCAGTCTAACAGATACATACTATGCAAAGAATGCCATGGAATATGTGTTCCAGGAAGACACATCCTGTCCAAAGGCCCCATGCCCCAATTACAGAATAATGTAATTACTGAGAAACAAGAATCCAACAATGGCGGCTGGTGAGATGGTGCAAtgattaaaagcacttgttgttcttgctGAGGACCAGTTTCAATTCACAGCATCTACGTCATGGCTCACGAcggtctgtgactccagtttcaaGGAACTCATGCCCAGTTCTGATCTCCTCTGGCTTCTTGTGCACATTCAggtaaaacactcacatacataaaataaatctttaataaacaaCACAATTAAGCAGGGTAGTGGTGTGAAcacccttaattccagcactcaggaggcagagttgggtagatctctatgagttcgaggctaggCTACcttatagagcaagttccaggccaggctagGGCTGTTACCCCGAGAAACCTTGGGTcgaaaaaccaataaaaaataattagacAGCAGTGAGTATAAGGTTATGTTGTAAGAATATAGAATACTGTACACTCAACACCAGCGACTTCTCCTAGAAAAAATAACTGTATTTATCATTTTTcatttgattatatttatttattgtgttcaGGGTGTGACGAAGCATAACAGTATGTGTGTGGAAGTCACAGGATGGACTGCAGGACTTGATTGtgtccttccaccacgtgggttccaggaattgaactcaggtcatcagacttggcaacaACATCTTTACCCAATGAGCAATCTTTTCAGTCCATGAATGTATTtttatgttaaataaaaataGGGTATGTGCTCCTTTTGGGAAGGCCAGTTTACACTCTTGAACTACCTTTAAGTTTCTCAAGGATCCCAGCATGATTCATGCAGTGAAACCACTTGGGTTAATCCAAATCCTTTGGCTACCCATGCCCCTAAGGGCTGTGCAGCGGTGTGAGGATCAATGAAATATCTCATTAGGGATTCTCTTGAATTAGTGGTTCTCAAATGCTGCTTCATGCTTCCTGTGGAATCTCAATTACTTACAGTACAGATTTCCAACCCCGTCTATCCAGAAGCTCTAAAGTGGGGTTCAGGATTTCTAATTCTTAAAATGTTCACAGATGATTCTGTGGTGCTCCCATGCCTCTCTGTGTGTACCTTTCTCTAAGCTTTCTGACAAGCTCTAAAAGCAGACGCTATCTTTCTTGAGCCACAACATTGAAGCCAGCTGCGGGAACAATAGGAGACACTCAGGGTTTCCAGGGAACGCAACTGGGTAAAGTGGATCCTTTCAGGCTCTAagcaacaaaaatgaaactaTTTTGGTCATGCCCATTGTCCGTGAGCTCTTTGCCTGAAACTAGTAGGTAAGAGCCTCTTAGCTTCAAGAGACTTGGGAAGACTAATCCTGAGTATAAACACTTGCACACTGAGAGCCACTCTAGATGCAAGAGACAAAATTGGCTCTAGGGAGAGGACTGCATGTCTATCACACGCCCCCTGCTGGTGAAGTTAGTGAATGCAGCAAAGTGGTTCTATGTTTGCCCACCCTGCAGGAACAAATAAATCCTAGTCCCAACTCAGGCACTTAGACAACAGAAGCTAGGATATTCTTACAAAAGGAAATGGCCTGAAGGTGTCCTGGGATTACTCCCTGTCAAATCGCTCTGGTTTCACTCTCCCCAGGGAAGCCTGTGAACCTGCTATGTTAAGAACACCATGGTGTAGTAGTGGAGTGGACAAGCAGGGAGACAAGAGCAGCACTTCACCTGTGCAGGGGATAGATTCTGAAGCCAGGGAAAGAAACAAGGCATATTGATTGTCTTTGAGTCggtatctcactatgtagcctaggctttCCAGGAGCTCATATATGGTACGGCTGAACCAGAACAAGAAATGAACTTTAGGGCTAGCTCTGATTCTGGGGTTGGTACTTATTTCTTTCCCCCAATAAGTATTGTGACTTTGCATTTAATCTTAGATGACTAGAAGAAGCTTTAGGCAGAATCATGGGTAAGAAACCTGGCTAACTTGAGGCCATATGGAAATCAAGAGACTTAAGTGGGGGCggcacatttaatcccagcattcaggtggcagaggcagaggcaagcagagctctgaattccaggccagcctgatctacagagtgagttccaggacagccagggatacccagagaaaccttgtcctgataagccaaaaaaaataaaaaaataaaaatataaaaccaaaatCAAATAAAGGGGAGCTATCTCCGATATTGTCCTGTGTATCTTCCAGGGACCTCACTGAATGGAATCAGACAAAGAGGTTAGTTCTATTCTtcttagtttgtgtgtgtgggggtcccTTGGCAAGATCAATGAACCCAATTCATACAAGAACTGATTGACAAGATCAGTTCTTGTCAAGATCTCGTCaagatcattgatttttttcaattagttTTACATGTACATAGAAATGTTCACAACATTGGATTCTGAAGAAATGACCAAAGCATGATGCATTCATACTTTTTAGGTCAAGGACAATAAATCCATAAAGTAATAACATGACAATTTGTTATCTTAACTAGGGTAGTAAATTGTAAGGTTGTCCTTACAGAGGTCCGTGGTGGGGATGTAGTCACTGTTGGAAGATAAGGGTTATGTTTATTCGAGGTCACTGTAGCCTTAATGACCAGTCTCTTGTGACCAAGGCCCTTTCCCAGCTTTGGTATGTGAAGGCCATCCCTCCTGAAAGAACCATTGTAACTTGCTGTATGTCGAAAGTGCAGGCCAAATGGTCTTTTCCGAAGTTACACGTCCTTCTGACTTGAAATAATCAATTGACCAGTCTGGTTTATTTAGACGTGGCACTTGTTTAAGATTAACTCTACTTCGCTGCTTTTATGTTTCTCACTGAATTAATGACAGCTATTAGACtattatttttggctttttgaatCAGTATGTCCCTCTGTAGCGCATACTGTCTAGAAGCTCAATATGTAACAGCTTAGGCTGAAACTctcaattcccctgcctcagtctcttgagcACTAGGATGACAGGCGCACAATACCACTTCATGTGGGGTGTAGGTGAGTGGTAGAGCActagcctagcatgcatgaagtcctcAGTTCCATTT
The window above is part of the Rattus norvegicus strain BN/NHsdMcwi chromosome X, GRCr8, whole genome shotgun sequence genome. Proteins encoded here:
- the Rab33a gene encoding ras-related protein Rab-33A, with protein sequence MAQPILGHGSLQPASAAGLASLELDSSMDQYVQIRIFKIIVIGDSNVGKTCLTFRFCGGTFPDKTEATIGVDFREKTVEIEGEKIKVQVWDTAGQERFRKSMVEHYYRNVHAVVFVYDVTKMTSFTNLKMWIQECNGHAVPPLVPKVLVGNKCDLREQIQVPSNLALKFADAHNMLLFETSAKDPKESQNVESIFMCLACRLKAQKSLLYRDAERQQGKVQTLEFPQEANSKTSCPC